From a region of the Tachypleus tridentatus isolate NWPU-2018 chromosome 1, ASM421037v1, whole genome shotgun sequence genome:
- the LOC143247544 gene encoding chloride intracellular channel Clic-like encodes MSEGNYDAIDSNINDSESPDIPEIELIIRASTIDGRRKGACLFCQEYFMDLYLLAELKTISLKVTTVDMLKPPPDFRSNFDSTPPPILIDNGQAILDNEKIERYIMKNVPGGYNLFIQDKETAKVIENLFSKFKLVLTRGGDPTKRALLNQLSNINDHLGTRPGRFLTGDTMCCFDCELMPRLQHIRVAGKHFSDFEIPVDLTNLWQYMYHMYQLDAFTQSCPADQDIINHYKLQLQQLGHRSKKHEELETPTYTTSMPSNVNINGD; translated from the exons ATGTCGGAAGGAAATTATGATGCCATTGACAGTAATATTAATGACAGTGAGTCTCCAGATATTCCTGAAATCGAATTGATCATAAGG GCTTCCACCATTGACGGCCGCCGTAAAGGAGCCTGTCTTTTCTGTCAAGAATACTTCATGGACCTGTACCTCCTAGCTGAACTAAAAACAATATCATtgaag GTAACAACGGTTGACATGCTAAAACCTCCACCAGATTTCCGCTCAAACTTTGATTCTACTCCACCACCAATCCTGATTGATAATGGACAAGCAATCCTGGATAATGAGAAGATAGAACGTTATATCATGAAGAATGTACCTGGCGGGTATAATCTGTTCATTCAAGACAAAGAAACAGCTAAAGTTATTGAGAACTTGTTCAGT aaatttaagTTAGTCCTAACTCGAGGAGGAGATCCAACAAAACGAGCTCTTTTAAACCAACTTTCAAACATCAATGACCATCTTGGCACACGACCAGGACGATTTCTAACTGGTGATACAATGTGTTGTTTTGATTGCGAGTTGATGCCTCGCCTGCAACATATTAGAGTAGCTG GAAAACACTTTTCAGATTTTGAAATCCCAGTAGACTTAACCAACCTATGGCAGTACATGTATCACATGTATCAGTTGGATGCATTTACCCAGTCTTGTCCTGCAGAccaggacattatcaatcactaCAAACTTCAACTCCAACAACTAGGACACAGGTCTAAGAAACATGAAGAGTTGGAGACACCCACTTACACTACTTCTATGCCTTCCAATGTTAACATCAATGGTGATTAA